In Delphinus delphis chromosome 11, mDelDel1.2, whole genome shotgun sequence, one genomic interval encodes:
- the KRT8 gene encoding keratin, type II cytoskeletal 8: protein MSIRVTQKSYKVSTSGPRSFSSRSYTSGPGTRISSSAFSRVGSSGSFRGGLGSSMSLAAGYSGAPGLGGITAVTVNQSLLSPLKLEVDPDIQAVRTQEKEQIKTLNNKFASFIDKVRHLEQQNKILETKWNLLQQQKTARSNIDNMFESYINNLRRQLETLAQEKLKLEVELGNMQGLVEDFKTKYEEEIQKRTDMENEFVIIKKDVDEAYMNKVELESRLEGLTDEINFYRQLYEEEIREMQSQISDTSVVLSMDNSRSLDLDGIIAEVKAQYEEIANRSRAEAETMYQMKYKELQTLAGKHGDDLRRTKTEISEMNRNINQLQAEIEVLKGQRASLEAAIADAEQRGELAVKDAQAKLAELEAALRTAKQDMARQLREYQELMNVKLALDVEIATYRKLLEGEESRLESGMQNMSIHTKTTSGYSGGLTSPYGNPGFNYGLSSYQSSLGSGGGSGSFSRTSSKAVVVKKIETRDGKLVSESSDILPK, encoded by the exons ATGTCCATCAGGGTGACCCAGAAGTCCTACAAGGTGTCCACCTCCGGCCCCCGGTCCTTCAGCAGCCGCTCGTACACCAGCGGGCCGGGCACCCGCATCAGCTCCTCGGCCTTCTCCCGGGTGGGCAGCAGCGGCAGCTTCCGGGGCGGCCTGGGCAGCAGCATGAGTCTGGCTGCAGGTTACAGTGGGGCCCCGGGTCTGGGGGGCATCACAGCTGTCACGGTGAACCAGAGCCTGCTGAGCCCCCTCAAGCTGGAGGTGGACCCCGACATCCAGGCCGTGCgcacccaggagaaggagcagatCAAGACCCTGAACAACAAGTTCGCCTCCTTCATCGACAAG GTGCGGCACCTGGAGCAGCAGAACAAGATTTTGGAGACCAAATGGAACCTCCTGCAGCAGCAGAAGACAGCCCGGAGCAACATAGACAACATGTTTGAGAGCTACATCAACAACCTCCGGCGGCAGCTGGAAACCCTGGCCCAGGAGAAGCTGAAGCTGGAAGTGGAGCTTGGCAACATGCAGGGGCTGGTGGAGGACTTCAAGACCAA GTATGAGGAAGAGATCCAAAAGCGCACAGACATGGAGAATGAATTTGTCATCATCAAGAAG GATGTGGATGAAGCTTACATGAACAAGGTAGAGCTGGAGTCCCGCCTGGAAGGGCTGACTGACGAGATCAACTTCTACAGGCAACTGTATGAAGAG GAGATCCGCGAGATGCAGTCGCAGATTTCTGACACCTCCGTGGTCCTGTCCATGGACAACAGCCGCTCTCTGGACCTGGATGGCATCATCGCCGAGGTCAAGGCCCAGTATGAGGAGATCGCCAACCGCAGCCGGGCTGAGGCCGAGaccatgtaccagatgaag TACAAGGAGCTGCAGACCTTGGCTGGGAAGCACGGGGATGACCTCCGTCGCACGAAGACGGAGATTTCCGAGATGAACCGGAACATCAACCAACTCCAGGCTGAGATCGAGGTCCTCAAAGGCCAG agggcttccctggaggccgCCATTGCCGATGCGGAGCAGCGTGGGGAGCTGGCCGTCAAGGATGCTCAGGCCAAGCTGGCCGAGCTGGAGGCCGCGCTGAGAACTGCCAAGCAGGACATGGCGCGGCAGCTGCGCGAATACCAGGAGCTGATGAACGTCAAGCTGGCGCTGGACGTGGAGATCGCCACCTACCGCAAGCTGCTGGAGGGCGAGGAGAGCCG GCTGGAATCTGGGATGCAGAACATGAGCATCCACACCAAGACCACCAGCGGGTACTCAG GTGGGCTGACCTCACCCTATGGGAACCCTGGCTTCAACTACGGCCTGAGCTCCTACCAGTCCAGCTTGGGCTCTGGAGGGGGCTCTGGCTCCTTCAGCCGTACCAGTTCCAAGGCTGTGGTTGTGAAGAAGATTGAGACCCGTGATGGGAAGCTGGTGTCCGAGTCCTCTGACATCCTGCCTAAGTGA